Proteins co-encoded in one Malus sylvestris chromosome 9, drMalSylv7.2, whole genome shotgun sequence genomic window:
- the LOC126582967 gene encoding calcium/calmodulin-regulated receptor-like kinase 2 translates to MVHQTDLVIIGVSVGLALGILIAVLIFFGIRWYKKRANLRQCANERSLTTLPIRTNGLSTTTDYSASLSTSKAIQGTENLQKSSPLSWWSHHSKDRFASASGVLRYSYKAVQKATQNFTTLLGQGSFGPVYKAKMPAGEVVAVKVLASNSKQGEKEFQREVSLLGRLHHRNLVNLVGYCVDKGQRMLIYEFLSNGSLSNLLYSEEQQVLSWDERLQIALDISHGIEYLHEGAVPPVIHRDLKSANILLDESLRAKVADFGLSKEEVYDGRNSGLKGTYGYIDPVYISTNQFTMKSDIYSFGIIIFELITAIHPHQNLMEYVSLAAMAPDGVDEILDKQLVGECNIEEVRMLARVAHKCLHQLPRKRPSIAEVSQAILKIKQRRLAKEDTMSFAGEEFSRAVSRIEVQQVELSRIASVNERVTE, encoded by the exons ATGGTTCATCAAACTGATCTTGTTATCATTGGCGTCTCTGTTGGTCTAGCCCTCGGAATTTTGATTGCTGTACTCATATTTTTTGGCATAAGGTGGTATAAAAAGCGTGCTAATCTACGACAATGTGCTAATGAGCGTAGTCTTACCACTCTACCTATACGCACAAATGGCTTAAGTACAACCACTGACTATAGTGCGTCTCTTTCAACTTCCAAAGCTATTCAAGGAACCGAGAACCTTCAAAAAAGTTCTCCACTCTCTTGGTGGAGTCATCACAGCAAAGATCGATTTGCTTCTGCATCAGGCGTACTTAGATACTCTTACAA AGCTGTACAGAAAGCCACTCAGAATTTCACAACCCTTTTGGGACAAGGTTCATTTGGTCCGGTATATAAAGCAAAAATGCCTGCTGGAGAGGTAGTAGCTGTTAAGGTCCTTGCTTCGAATTCTAAGCAGGGAGAGAAAGAGTTCCAAAGAGAG GTATCTCTGCTAGGAAGACTGCATCATCGGAATCTAGTGAATCTAGTAGGATATTGTGTAGATAAAGGGCAGCGTATGCTAATCTACGAGTTCTTGAGTAATGGAAGCTTATCGAACCTTCTGTACA GTGAAGAACAACAGGTTTTGAGCTGGGATGAAAGGCTACAAATTGCTCTTGACATTTCACATGGAATTGAATACCTTCATGAAGGG GCTGTCCCACCAGTTATACATCGTGACTTAAAATCTGCTAATATACTGTTAGACGAGTCGTTGAGAGCTAAG GTTGCTGATTTCGGATTGTCTAAGGAAGAGGTCTATGATGGCCGGAATTCTGGTCTGAAAGGTACCTACGGCTACATAGATCCGGTATACATATCTACAAACCAGTTTACAATGAAGAGTGACATCTACAGTTTCGGAATTATCATATTTGAGCTAATTACAGCCATCCACCCTCACCAAAACTTGATGGAATACGTTAGTCTC GCTGCTATGGCTCCAGATGGCGTTGATGAAATACTTGATAAGCAACTGGTTGGAGAATGCAACATCGAAGAAGTGAGGATGCTAGCTAGAGTTGCTCACAAATGCTTACATCAATTACCGAGAAAGCGGCCTTCCATAGCAGAAGTGTCCCAGGCTATATTGAAGATAAAACAGCGGCGTCTCGCTAAAGAAGATACCATGTCTTTTGCAGGTGAGGAGTTTTCAAGGGCTGTAAGCCGAATAGAAGTTCAGCAGGTGGAGCTGAGTAGAATAGCGAGCGTGAACGAAAGAGTAACTGAATGA
- the LOC126582968 gene encoding GDSL esterase/lipase 7-like — translation MFQNTRMKSVSLIFLFIIIFLHFHSLQMHSLPIAPALYVFGDSFFDSGNNNFLPTICKADYLPYGVNFVKGVTGRFTNGRTVADFIAEFLGLPYPPPYLSIRRSATALTGLNYASGSCGILPETGSQYGKCLNLKDQMDLFQRTVKSDLPGQIKNQTDLLQYLSKSIFLFSVGSNDFINNYLEHEVFDASKRYSPQQFAQRLMDTIAHHMERLYNLGARKVVMFEIGPLGCIPSIAKTHKHSGNCVESTNELASIFNDKLRATLANLTTTFQGSFFVLGRANWIGYDAITSPVKYGLMDGSNPCCTTWENGTSGCIPLLTPCFEPNNHFFWDAYHLTEYAGSVIATGCFNGSTVCTPLNIKQLVKM, via the exons ATGTTCCAGAATACGAGAATGAAATCAGTGTCGCTTATTTTCTTGTTTATAattattttcttgcattttcactCATTGCAGATGCATAGTTTGCCAATTGCACCAGCGCTGTATGTGTTTGGGGATTCATTTTTTGACAGTGGTAACAATAACTTTTTACCAACCATTTGCAAGGCAGACTACTTGCCTTATGGGGTGAATTTTGTTAAGGGAGTCACTGGAAGATTTACCAACGGAAGAACAGTAGCAGATTTTATAG cTGAGTTTCTTGGCCTACCATATCCTCCCCCATACTTGAGCATACGTAGATCGGCGACAGCGCTTACAGGCCTGAATTATGCATCTGGATCTTGTGGCATTCTGCCAGAAACTGGAAGCCAATAT ggaaaatgtttgaatctaaaAGATCAGATGGATTTGTTTCAACGAACCGTGAAGTCAGACTTGCCAggacaaataaaaaatcaaactgATCTTCTGCAGTACTTGTCCAAATCTATATTTCTGTTTTCTGTTGGCAGCAATGATTTCATCAACAACTACCTCGAACATGAAGTTTTCGATGCAAGCAAACGCTACTCTCCTCAACAATTTGCACAGCGCTTAATGGATACAATTGCTCATCATATGGAG AGGTTATACAACTTAGGAGCCAGGAAAGTAGTCATGTTTGAAATTGGTCCGCTTGGATGCATTCCATCCATAGCAAAAACACACAAACACAGTGGAAACTGTGTGGAAAGTACAAATGAGCTAGCCTCGATTTTCAATGACAAGCTTCGTGCAACACTTGCGAATTTAACCACCACTTTCCAAGGTTCTTTCTTTGTTCTCGGTCGAGCAAACTGGATTGGCTATGATGCAATTACAAGTCCTGTTAAATATG GGCTAATGGATGGAAGCAATCCATGCTGTACTACTTGGGAAAATGGGACTTCAGGGTGCATTCCATTGCTAACACCGTGCTTCGAACCAAATAACCACTTCTTTTGGGATGCTTATCATCTAACGGAATATGCAGGTTCAGTCATTGCAACAGGCTGCTTCAATGGCTCAACTGTTTGCACCCCTTTAAACATTAAGCAACTTGTGAAAATGTAA
- the LOC126582966 gene encoding phosphatidylinositol 4-kinase gamma 7-like isoform X2, producing the protein MAVATFKGPLNGEYHGDKKFERRNSGKRRVFVQTEAGSVLGIELDRSDNAHTVKRKLRLALDVPTDESSLVCGDMVLKNDLSIVRNDSPLLLTKNFLHRSSSTPCLSPTGKDLQQRDQSGPIEVLGYSDQFARTKKLVWDIVKAIRNEIDPVPVHSGLGGAYYFRNCDGENIAIVKPTDEEPFAPNNPKGFVGKALGQPGLKRSVRVGETGFREVAAFLLDYNNFAKVPATALVKITHSVFNVNDGVKGNMHQNGKQASKIASLQQFIPHDFDASDHGFSSFPVDAVHRIGILDIRILNTDRHAGNLLVRKLDGAGKFGQVELVPIDHGLCLPESLEDPYFEWIHWPQASIPFSDDELAYIDKLDPLKDSDMLRMELPMIRDACLRVLVLCTIFLKGAAAFGLCLSEIGEMMSREFLGHEEEPSELEVICIEAKKLLEEEISYSEQKAIKGEVQFDLDCGEELDLSPSKEMRMESEGNCPFGPKGGNRRYTLTKLEESAEEDIEGLEGNELPLRTNECATVVQDQIPNVSKLSTSLRNISIGEKSWRHLGSTQKNGYLAGISSGNRSVNEQLPVSSSFVKLADMNEEEWMRFLENFQRLLRPAFANRKTGNAGQRQRQRLGTSCQF; encoded by the coding sequence ATGGCAGTTGCAACCTTCAAAGGACCTCTTAATGGTGAGTACCATGGGGATAAGAAATTTGAGAGAAGAAATTCTGGCAAGAGACGTGTTTTTGTGCAGACTGAAGCCGGTTCTGTTTTGGGTATAGAGCTAGATAGGAGTGATAATGCACACACGGTGAAGAGGAAATTGCGGCTTGCACTTGATGTCCCAACTGATGAGAGTTCATTGGTATGTGGTGACATGGTGTTGAAGAATGATCTCAGCATTGTTAGAAAtgattctcctcttcttctcacCAAGAACTTCTTGCACAGAAGCTCCTCTACCCCTTGTCTTTCACCTACCGGGAAGGATCTTCAGCAGAGGGATCAGAGCGGTCCAATTGAGGTACTGGGATACTCGGATCAGTTTGCCAGAACAAAAAAGCTGGTTTGGGATATTGTGAAGGCAATAAGAAATGAGATTGATCCCGTTCCAGTTCACAGTGGTCTTGGAGGTGCATATTATTTTAGAAATTGCGATGGTGAAAATATTGCCATTGTGAAACCGACGGATGAGGAACCTTTTGCTCCAAACAACCCAAAAGGTTTTGTTGGGAAAGCTCTTGGACAACCAGGTCTCAAACGTTCAGTGCGGGTTGGGGAGACAGGATTTAGAGAAGTTGCAGCATTCCTTCTTGACTACAACAATTTTGCTAAGGTCCCTGCCACTGCACTTGTGAAAATCACGCATTCCGTTTTTAATGTTAATGATGGAGTGAAGGGTAATATGCATCAAAATGGAAAGCAAGCAAGCAAGATTGCATCATTGCAGCAATTCATTCCTCATGATTTTGACGCCAGTGATCACGGGTTTTCTAGCTTCCCTGTTGATGCTGTGCACAGAATAGGGATCCTAGATATCCGGATTCTAAACACGGACAGGCATGCTGGGAACCTTCTGGTTAGAAAGCTTGATGGTGCTGGGAAGTTTGGTCAGGTGGAGCTTGTACCCATCGATCATGGCCTTTGTCTGCCTGAAAGCTTGGAGGATCCATACTTTGAGTGGATACACTGGCCACAGGCATCAATTCCTTTCTCAGATGATGAGCTTGCATATATCGATAAACTTGATCCTTTGAAGGATTCTGATATGCTTAGAATGGAGCTACCCATGATTCGAGATGCATGCCTACGCGTCTTGGTTCTTTGCACAATTTTCCTCAAGGGAGCTGCAGCTTTTGGCCTCTGTCTTTCTGAGATTGGCGAGATGATGAGTAGGGAGTTTCTTGGTCATGAGGAGGAGCCGAGCGAACTTGAGGTAATATGCATCGAAGCAAAGAAACTGTTAGAGGAGGAAATATCTTATTCTGAACAGAAAGCAATCAAGGGGGAGGTTCAATTTGACCTAGACTGTGGGGAGGAGTTGGATTTGAGTCCAAGTAAGGAAATGAGAATGGAAAGTGAAGGGAATTGcccttttggaccaaaaggtGGAAACAGAAGATATACACTTACTAAACTAGAGGAGAGTGCGGAGGAAGACATTGAAGGGCTTGAAGGTAATGAATTACCTTTGAGGACGAATGAATGTGCAACCGTGGTGCAGGATCAGATTCCAAATGTTTCGAAGCTGTCAACATCATTGAGAAACATCAGCATTGGGGAGAAGAGTTGGCGACACCTAGGTTCAACGCAGAAGAATGGCTACTTGGCTGGCATATCATCTGGAAACAGGAGCGTGAATGAGCAGCTGCCTGTGAGCAGCAGTTTTGTGAAGCTAGCGGATATGAATGAAGAGGAATGGATGCGGTTTCTTGAGAATTTCCAGAGGTTGCTGCGTCCTGCTTTCGCTAATCGCAAAACGGGGAATGCGGGTCAGAGGCAGAGACAAAGGCTAGGGACTTCATGCCAGTTTTGA
- the LOC126582966 gene encoding phosphatidylinositol 4-kinase gamma 7-like isoform X1, with translation MSPELHKPVHNQMAVATFKGPLNGEYHGDKKFERRNSGKRRVFVQTEAGSVLGIELDRSDNAHTVKRKLRLALDVPTDESSLVCGDMVLKNDLSIVRNDSPLLLTKNFLHRSSSTPCLSPTGKDLQQRDQSGPIEVLGYSDQFARTKKLVWDIVKAIRNEIDPVPVHSGLGGAYYFRNCDGENIAIVKPTDEEPFAPNNPKGFVGKALGQPGLKRSVRVGETGFREVAAFLLDYNNFAKVPATALVKITHSVFNVNDGVKGNMHQNGKQASKIASLQQFIPHDFDASDHGFSSFPVDAVHRIGILDIRILNTDRHAGNLLVRKLDGAGKFGQVELVPIDHGLCLPESLEDPYFEWIHWPQASIPFSDDELAYIDKLDPLKDSDMLRMELPMIRDACLRVLVLCTIFLKGAAAFGLCLSEIGEMMSREFLGHEEEPSELEVICIEAKKLLEEEISYSEQKAIKGEVQFDLDCGEELDLSPSKEMRMESEGNCPFGPKGGNRRYTLTKLEESAEEDIEGLEGNELPLRTNECATVVQDQIPNVSKLSTSLRNISIGEKSWRHLGSTQKNGYLAGISSGNRSVNEQLPVSSSFVKLADMNEEEWMRFLENFQRLLRPAFANRKTGNAGQRQRQRLGTSCQF, from the coding sequence ATGTCTCCTGAATTGCATAAACCTGTACATAACCAGATGGCAGTTGCAACCTTCAAAGGACCTCTTAATGGTGAGTACCATGGGGATAAGAAATTTGAGAGAAGAAATTCTGGCAAGAGACGTGTTTTTGTGCAGACTGAAGCCGGTTCTGTTTTGGGTATAGAGCTAGATAGGAGTGATAATGCACACACGGTGAAGAGGAAATTGCGGCTTGCACTTGATGTCCCAACTGATGAGAGTTCATTGGTATGTGGTGACATGGTGTTGAAGAATGATCTCAGCATTGTTAGAAAtgattctcctcttcttctcacCAAGAACTTCTTGCACAGAAGCTCCTCTACCCCTTGTCTTTCACCTACCGGGAAGGATCTTCAGCAGAGGGATCAGAGCGGTCCAATTGAGGTACTGGGATACTCGGATCAGTTTGCCAGAACAAAAAAGCTGGTTTGGGATATTGTGAAGGCAATAAGAAATGAGATTGATCCCGTTCCAGTTCACAGTGGTCTTGGAGGTGCATATTATTTTAGAAATTGCGATGGTGAAAATATTGCCATTGTGAAACCGACGGATGAGGAACCTTTTGCTCCAAACAACCCAAAAGGTTTTGTTGGGAAAGCTCTTGGACAACCAGGTCTCAAACGTTCAGTGCGGGTTGGGGAGACAGGATTTAGAGAAGTTGCAGCATTCCTTCTTGACTACAACAATTTTGCTAAGGTCCCTGCCACTGCACTTGTGAAAATCACGCATTCCGTTTTTAATGTTAATGATGGAGTGAAGGGTAATATGCATCAAAATGGAAAGCAAGCAAGCAAGATTGCATCATTGCAGCAATTCATTCCTCATGATTTTGACGCCAGTGATCACGGGTTTTCTAGCTTCCCTGTTGATGCTGTGCACAGAATAGGGATCCTAGATATCCGGATTCTAAACACGGACAGGCATGCTGGGAACCTTCTGGTTAGAAAGCTTGATGGTGCTGGGAAGTTTGGTCAGGTGGAGCTTGTACCCATCGATCATGGCCTTTGTCTGCCTGAAAGCTTGGAGGATCCATACTTTGAGTGGATACACTGGCCACAGGCATCAATTCCTTTCTCAGATGATGAGCTTGCATATATCGATAAACTTGATCCTTTGAAGGATTCTGATATGCTTAGAATGGAGCTACCCATGATTCGAGATGCATGCCTACGCGTCTTGGTTCTTTGCACAATTTTCCTCAAGGGAGCTGCAGCTTTTGGCCTCTGTCTTTCTGAGATTGGCGAGATGATGAGTAGGGAGTTTCTTGGTCATGAGGAGGAGCCGAGCGAACTTGAGGTAATATGCATCGAAGCAAAGAAACTGTTAGAGGAGGAAATATCTTATTCTGAACAGAAAGCAATCAAGGGGGAGGTTCAATTTGACCTAGACTGTGGGGAGGAGTTGGATTTGAGTCCAAGTAAGGAAATGAGAATGGAAAGTGAAGGGAATTGcccttttggaccaaaaggtGGAAACAGAAGATATACACTTACTAAACTAGAGGAGAGTGCGGAGGAAGACATTGAAGGGCTTGAAGGTAATGAATTACCTTTGAGGACGAATGAATGTGCAACCGTGGTGCAGGATCAGATTCCAAATGTTTCGAAGCTGTCAACATCATTGAGAAACATCAGCATTGGGGAGAAGAGTTGGCGACACCTAGGTTCAACGCAGAAGAATGGCTACTTGGCTGGCATATCATCTGGAAACAGGAGCGTGAATGAGCAGCTGCCTGTGAGCAGCAGTTTTGTGAAGCTAGCGGATATGAATGAAGAGGAATGGATGCGGTTTCTTGAGAATTTCCAGAGGTTGCTGCGTCCTGCTTTCGCTAATCGCAAAACGGGGAATGCGGGTCAGAGGCAGAGACAAAGGCTAGGGACTTCATGCCAGTTTTGA
- the LOC126582965 gene encoding O-fucosyltransferase 27-like, translated as MKGEGKMVLKSKMKWVGLVGLFLSAISLFVHFLLARFTEGAAASEFHSSITIFPRRAIGESLNFSKTSPMYRRLWGPVRHLESLQPNANPRGHYADPGSDTNGFIFVRIQGGFHEIRNSICDVVVVSRFLNATLVIPEIQSTTSSKGISSQFKSFAYLYNEDQFMAALSKDVKVVKTLPKNLKGQRRKKNIPVFKVPYSASPYYYKNHVLPVLKKHLVVELVVSDGGCLQAILPPDLEEYQRLRCRVAFHALRFRQEVQELATKILQRLKAPGQPFIAFDPGMTREALAFHGCAELFQDVHTELIQHKRQWMLKRGIVKGKLSVNSAEQRLKGSCPLMPEEIGIILRAYGYLWDTIIYVSGGEIFGGQRTLIPLRAMFENVVDRTSLSMPWELGRMYGREANLVDRNPRSPPMIKEEMKMEAWKNAGPRPRPLPPPPARPKFYNIEGWWGWVAESDNEPDSTVIELRTNAHKLLWEAIDYVICVEADVFIPGFDIDGKGHPNFASLVMGHRLYQSAESKTYRPDRKEVGKLLHEIHDHLYHANHTWLMSVRKHLRKRLVDGLIEASARSKPLSFISHPIPECSCLRHNPAGKSINATSSPHASTPSHSQVLSALGVVHYCPAWMENDLTLQSKDKENEENLDEDDSTSSGLFFRKNNGDHDGGNGDISNKEETQLEDQEELEGGEQ; from the exons ATGAAAGGGGAGGGGAAGATGGTTCTGAAGTCGAAGATGAAATGGGTTGGACTGGTTGGACTGTTTCTCtcagctatctctctctttgtGCACTTTCTGCTGGCCAGATTCACAGAAGGGGCTGCTGCTTCAGAGTTCCACTCCTCCATCACAATCTTCCCCAGAAGAGCCATTGGTGAAAGCTTGAATTTTTCCAAGACT AGCCCAATGTATAGAAGGCTATGGGGTCCGGTTCGGCATCTCGAATCTTTGCAACCGAATGCAAATCCCAGAGGACATTATGCCG ATCCTGGTTCAGATACCAACGGGTTTATCTTTGTCAGGATACAAGGCGGATTTCATGAGATCAGGAATTCG ATATGTGATGTGGTTGTGGTTTCTCGGTTTCTTAATGCAACGTTAGTGATTCCTGAGATCCAATCAACCACGAGCAGCAAGGGCATCAG CTCTCAGTTTAAGAGTTTTGCCTATCTCTACAATGAGGACCAATTCATGGCAGCCTTGTCAAAAGACGTCAAAGTTGTGAAGACGCTTCCCAAAAATCTCAAGGGGCAAAGGAGAAAAAAGAACATTCCGGTGTTTAAAGTGCCTTACTCTGCTTCTCCGTATTACTATAAGAACCATGTTCTTCCAGTTTTGAAGAAGCATTTAGTAGTTGAACTAGTTGTGTCTGACGGTGGATGCTTGCAG GCTATCCTGCCACCCGATCTTGAAGAATATCAGAGGCTGAGATGTAGGGTTGCTTTTCATGCTCTTAGGTTCCGGCAGGAGGTCCAGGAACTTGCCACCAAAATTTTACAAAG ATTAAAGGCTCCTGGACAGCCATTCATTGCATTTGACCCTGGAATGACCCGGGAGGCTTTGGCATTTCATGGTTGTGCTGAACTCTTCCAG GATGTACACACTGAACTCATTCAGCACAAAAGACAATGGATGCTAAAACGTGGAATTGTCAAGGGAAAGCTTTCCGTGAATTCTGCAGAACAGCGCCTTAAAGGTTCTTGCCCACTGATGCCGGAAGAG ATTGGTATTATTCTTCGTGCGTATGGGTACTTGTGGGACACAATAATATATGTCTCAGGGGGAGAAATCTTTGGTGGCCAAAGGACATTGATACCTCTTCGTGCAATGTTTGAAAATGTCGTTGATAGGACTTCCCTCAGCATGCCTTGGGAGCTTGGTAGGATGTATGGTCGCGAAGCTAACCTTGTTGATCGCAATCCCAGGAGTCCACCGATGATTAAGGAAGAGATGAAAATGGAAGCATGGAAAAATGCAGGCCCACGCCCTCGCCCACTTCCACCACCCCCGGCCAGGCCCAAATTCTATAACATTGAAGGTTGGTGGGGTTGGGTAGCTGAGAGTGATAACGAGCCTGATAGTACAGTTATCGAATTAAGGACCAATGCTCATAAACTTCTGTGGGAAGCAATTGATTATGTGATATGCGTTGAAGCTGATGTCTTTATCCCTGGATTCGATATTGATGGTAAGGGACACCCAAATTTTGCAAGCTTGGTAATGGGACACCGACTCTATCAATCAGCTGAATCAAAGACATACAGACCAGACAG AAAAGAAGTCGGCAAGCTTTTACATGAAATTCATGACCACCTATACCATGCAAACCATACTTGGCTGATGTCAGTACGCAAGCATTTGAGGAAAAGATTAGTTGATGGATTAATAGAAGCTTCAGCAAGATCAAAACCACTGTCTTTTATTTCTCATCCAATTCCGGAATGTTCTTGCTTAAGGCACAATCCTGCTGGAAAATCAATTAATGCCACGTCGTCACCTCATGCTTCAACTCCTAGTCATTCTCAAGTTCTTTCCGCTCTTGGAGTTGTGCACTATTGCCCTGCTTGGATGGAGAATGATTTGACATTGCAGtcaaaagacaaggaaaatgaagaaaatctAGATGAAGACGACTCCACCTCATCAGGATTGTTCTTCCGGAAAAATAATGGAGATCATGACGGTGGTAATGGAGACATAAGCAACAAAGAAGAAACTCAGTTGGAGGATCAAGAAGAGCTCGAGGGTGGAGAACAGTAG